In Myxosarcina sp. GI1, a single genomic region encodes these proteins:
- a CDS encoding DUF433 domain-containing protein, protein MKLDRITSNPARMNGQPCIRNLRLTVRRVIELIATYPDRQELYQEFPELDEEDIFQALVFASTYLDDRQIEFSEPYETSA, encoded by the coding sequence ATGAAACTCGATCGCATTACTAGCAATCCTGCCCGTATGAACGGACAACCTTGTATCCGCAACCTCCGCCTGACCGTCCGCCGTGTCATCGAGCTAATCGCTACCTACCCCGACCGCCAAGAACTCTATCAGGAGTTTCCCGAACTCGACGAAGAAGACATATTTCAAGCTTTAGTTTTCGCTTCTACTTATTTAGATGACCGTCAGATCGAATTCTCCGAGCCTTATGAGACTTCTGCTTGA
- a CDS encoding ParA family protein, with translation METXAAVSLAGGQGKTTTCYFLAKMLARAGKKVLAIDCDPQANLTFFLNHEVADNQPTLLELLRGTVXTEDGIYPTAEXNLFLVPADSGLAKVSEYLSGSGTGALILKLRLEAVKELFDYXIIDVQPTXSQICLTAVGASQICLTAVGAADWVLIPAESATKGVNSLLDTQKFLAEQAQVMAFRGKVLGIIPFRDRWVGRTQTLESRDNITAMKEFAEGVPVLPSIRESEKFKQATRQGQLLSELXAADLEYPFEKIIELLAESKKQIQTKVAV, from the coding sequence ATGGAAACCRTAGCAGCAGTAAGYTTGGCAGGAGGACAGGGYAAAACTACCACCTGTTATTTYCTGGCAAAAATGTTAGCYAGAGCGGGGAAAAAAGTCTTGGCGATCGACTGCGAYCCWCAAGCGAAYCTRACCTTTTTYCTCAATCAYGAAGTMGCCGATAATCAGCCAACACTACTAGAGTTACTRAGAGGAACAGTAGSSACAGARGAYGGAATTTATCCCACTGCTGAAGAWAATTTGTTTTTAGTTCCTGCCGATAGTGGACTAGCAAAAGTCAGCGAATACTTGAGCGGTAGYGGTACGGGCGCATTAATCCTCAAGCTCAGACTYGAAGCAGTAAAAGAGYTATTCGATTATGYGATTATCGACGTACAGCCGACGMGMTCGCAGATTTGTCTGACGGCAGTAGGAGCGTCGCAGATTTGTCTGACGGCAGTAGGAGCGGCAGACTGGGTGTTAATTCCTGCCGAGTCAGCAACTAAAGGAGTAAATTCCCTGCTCGATACCCAAAAGTTTCTAGCCGAACAAGCACAAGTGATGGCATTTAGAGGAAAAGTTTTAGGGATAATACCGTTTCGMGATCGCTGGGTAGGYAGAACTCARACCTTAGAGAGTAGAGAYAATATTACGGCAATGAAAGAGTTTGCCGARGGYGTACCAGTGCTACCGAGTATTAGAGAATCRGAAAAATTCAAACAGGCTACYCGYCAGGGACAGCTATTAAGTGAATTRRGTGCRGCAGATTTAGAGTATCCGTTTGAAAAGATAATCGAACTGCTAGCAGAGTCGAAAAAGCAGATACAAACTAAAGTTGCAGTATAG